The following are from one region of the Corythoichthys intestinalis isolate RoL2023-P3 chromosome 17, ASM3026506v1, whole genome shotgun sequence genome:
- the nfil3 gene encoding nuclear factor interleukin-3-regulated protein, producing the protein MQSVKLEMDSSESYARDDALLLAVALQGANRDLIGNVSTVPFGAKTTCRRKREFIPEEKKDTVYWERRRKNNEAAKRSREKRRINDMVLENKLMALGEENASLRAELLSLKLKFGLLSSAAYTQEVEKLSRHTSSQLYQQIATASADQGSSSKESEPHQMRGSCISVIKHSPNISKVCAPTQGSSSMCRTTEVKREPTENGSFLHERSSPYELLRNYMASSLSRAYTQPASFLQITRSSSNSPRSSDDGAVSKSSDGEDEQQVPKGLLSSERSVIVSTHKVPEAGSSALPHKLRLKAKTVQIKVEAIDPEYESSGKFSSPESGSSDASQYSQSLPCPLSEQVTTIQDWTQRSEQWDKSNKKTLRDRGFSCGQNHCLSDTPTVDTKQASYEHSDGEDCKSGLSEEVTENGCN; encoded by the coding sequence ATGCAATCAGTAAAGCTAGAAATGGACTCCAGCGAGTCCTACGCTAGGGATGATGCCCTGCTACTGGCTGTGGCCTTACAAGGGGCCAACAGGGACTTGATAGGCAATGTCTCTACTGTGCCATTTGGAGCCAAAACTACCTGTCGTAGGAAAAGGGAGTTCATCCCGGAGGAGAAGAAGGACACCGTTTATTGGGAGCGACGTCGGAAAAACAACGAGGCGGCCAAACGCTCAAGGGAGAAGCGGCGTATAAATGACATGGTGCTTGAGAACAAGTTGATGGCCCTGGGGGAGGAAAATGCTTCTCTCAGAGCTGAACTGTTGTCGCTTAAACTCAAATTTGGCCTTTTGAGCTCTGCGGCATACACCCAGGAAGTTGAGAAATTGTCCCGCCACACGAGCAGCCAACTATATCAGCAAATTGCCACAGCCAGTGCTGACCAAGGTTCCTCCAGCAAGGAATCTGAGCCTCATCAGATGCGCGGTAGCTGCATTTCAGTCATCAAACATTCACCGAATATATCCAAGGTATGTGCTCCAACTCAGGGTAGTTCAAGTATGTGCAGAACCACTGAGGTCAAACGGGAACCGACGGAGAATGGCAGCTTCCTGCATGAAAGAAGTAGTCCATATGAACTTCTTAGGAACTACATGGCCAGCTCTTTGTCAAGAGCCTACACGCAACCGGCTTCATTCTTGCAGATCACCCGGTCGTCCAGTAACTCTCCCAGAAGCTCAGATGACGGTGCTGTGAGCAAGTCATCTGACGGTGAAGATGAACAGCAGGTCCCCAAAGGGTTGTTGTCATCTGAGAGAAGTGTTATCGTATCCACACACAAAGTGCCCGAAGCCGGTTCTTCAGCTTTGCCTCATAAACTCCGACTCAAAGCCAAGACCGTCCAAATTAAAGTAGAAGCCATCGATCCTGAGTACGAATCTTCGGGAAAGTTCTCGTCTCCAGAAAGCGGATCTTCGGACGCTTCACAGTACTCTCAGTCCTTGCCGTGCCCGTTGTCAGAACAGGTCACCACAATTCAGGACTGGACTCAGCGGTCTGAGCAGTGggataaaagcaacaaaaaaacactccgTGATCGTGGCTTTAGCTGCGGGCAAAACCATTGCTTGTCAGACACTCCAACTGTGGATACAAAACAGGCATCCTATGAACACTCAGATGGAGAGGACTGCAAAAGTGGACTTTCTGAAGAAGTCACCGAAAACGGCTGCAATTGA